TTCAGATACCAGCCGGAAAGCAACTCGCCGTCCGGCCCTTCGGCGGAATTTGCATAGTCATTCCAAGGGTTTTCACCCTCATAGCCTTGCTCATTCAGCCACTCGTTGTAGCGTAAATTCTTCGGCCTTTTTCGCAAAAGCGGCGTTGGGTGAAGACCATCGTCGCGTTCATAGGGATCGAAACCCGGCTGGCCGATCTTGACACCAATATCAGTAGATTGGTTCAGGCCGAGGCGGGCCATGCCTTCAGCATCTGGCACCATATGGGTCTTGCCAACAACGGCAGTTGTCACACCTGCCGGGCGCAAATAGTCCCCTAACGTTAACTCCCCAATTGGGAGCGGAACGCGGTTCCAAGTGGAGCCGTGGCTAAATACCGTCCGCCCCGTGTAACATGAGGCACGCGATGGCCCGCAAACAGGCGACTGAACATAGGCACGATCAAATCGTACTCCCTTACCGGCAAGTCGGTCGATATTTGGTGTGTCGAGATGCGGATGACCATAGCACGAAAGGAAATCCCAACGGAGTTGGTCGGCCATGATGAACAATATGTTTTTGACATTAGCCATGTGCTAACCTTCTGATCTGGAAGTGAAATATGGATACGACTGAATGTCCGATTGAGCGGCCTGTCGCGTTCTGGTGTAGGCTTCAAATCCTTCAACGACGGGATCTGGCTGCCAATCCAACAGTGCCTTTTGATAGCTTTCTCGTGCCGATACGCGTTGGAACCAGGCAAACAAATGCTTGGCTTCCTCAAACGGCCACCCCATCAAACGGAAGCGATGCACATTGGGCATCCAAGCGATATCGCTAAGGGTAAAGTGTTCGCCCTCAAGAAAGGTTCGCCCGTCCGCAAGCCGCGCATTCAACTGCTCAAACCCATCACCAGTGCGGGCGATAGCGGCGTTGATCTTATCAGGGTCAAATCCACGCGCGAAATCTTCGCGGAACTTAAGCAACCACTCGTTCTTGTGGCCTTTCTGGAAGGCTTCGACAACTTCCTTAGGAGGTGGCGGGTTAGAACGGAACAGAAATTCAAAGGTCAGCAGCTTGAGATCAAGTTGCGCTGCATCGGCCAACTCCAACATGGTCCGGTCGCTGACATCGGCAAGTTGCGTATCTGCGCCTGCAACCTGCCCGATGATATCTATACTCTCGATGTAAAGCCGACCGTCCTCGACCAACGCAGGCACCAACCCTTTTGGGTGAATGCGTTGATACTCGGGCGTTGCGTGCTCGTCCTGCTCAAGCCGGATCACATTACTCTCGAAGTTTTTACCGCTTTCAGCCATCGCGATCCGAACCCGCTGTGAACAGCTGGACATCGGAGCGTGCCAAAGGTGCAAGCCCCTCAGAGACTTGAGGCTGGTGTCTTTAGATTCGATTTCAGGCAACTGACATATCCAATTCTACGGCTTCCTGACCCCCGTCGGGGCACTAAACTTGACTAACTTAGAGCTATAAAACTATATCAGTCCAATACTCATTGATCACATTAACATGCGGTTTCGATATGCTGATAGATCCTCGACACCTGGAACATCTCGCCGTCATCATTGATGTTGGCACGCTTCAGTTGGCTGCCGTGAAGATCGGCACGTCACAACCCGCGCTCAGCCGCATGATCAGCAATTTAGAAAAGCGGATCGAAACACCGCTCTTCGAGCGCAGCACCCGCCCAATCAAACCTACGCCAATTGGGCTAGAATTGGCTCAGCAAGGTCGTTCTATCAGGACCGCACGATTGCGCGCGGCCGAGGTCGTCGACCTTGGTGCGCGTGGCTACTTGGGTATTCTCAAGATCGGGGCACCCCCTTTCCTGTGCAAAAATCTCATGTCCGAAGCCATCGCAAGTTTTCTATCTGCTCGCCCAAATGTCCGGATCGACCTCATACCCGACTATCAAGTTGGCTTGATGGAGCGGGTTTATCTCAATCAAGTCGACATCGCTGTGGGGCCATCAAAGTTTGTTGCCGAAGGTGATACCGACTTGATCCTCGATCCGCTCTTCAAAGACCGCAACGTTATCGTGGGCCGCAAAGACCATCCGCTACTTCAAGCCGCATGCACCTCCACGACCGAGTTTTCCGATGCTACATGGGTTGGGCATTCTGAGAAGAGTACGCTGAGAGCCGACATGGAAGCCTCTTTGAGGCAGATCGGGGTGATAAATCCGGCGGTTGCTTGCCAAAGCGGATCCGCGGAGGCGGTCCTAGAGCTTCTACGGGTGACAAATTTCCTTACGGTCTTGCCAAGGTATGCGATACGGCCGGACGGCTCGGACGGCCTGACGGTGGCCAAATTCAGAATTCCAAGCCAAGAGTTGGAAATCAATGCGATATCATTGGTGAGTCGCACCGAAACCTCGTTGGCAACCGACTTTAAGCGACATCTGAAGACGCAAGTCTCGGCGCGATATTCTAGCGGCGTTTGAAGCGTTTGAGCGCCATATTGATTAAACAACAATCGCCCCGTGAACATTGTCGCAATCTGACCCGCCAACAGATCTTCGACCGAACCTGCTCAGGAAGTCTACATGTACATTAACTTGGCGGGGCCGCGGGATGCCAGGCGATCACAAAGGTAATGTCGCCATACGAGCGCATTTTTGTCCCGTTAGGACTGATGACGGAGCCTACACTTGCAAGCCACTCGTGTTGAGGCGGTCGCAATGACACAGCGTTCGAACCGAGTTAAGTTCTGTTTGGGGCGGCTCATCGCTTCGAACGAACGTACGCTTCATCATATCGGGATTGTATTCTTACACTTGCCCGCAAGTGGCCTCTTTTCGCCGATGTCAAGTTCCGCTGCAAATGCGTTGTAGAGAAAGCAGCCATTCGTTCCAAAGTTACGAACGGCAGCCCTGTCCCGCATTGCCGTCTTTCCAATTCAACTCTGAGAGCGCTCCAGTTGCAAATACTGCAATCACAGGCTGAACCCTCGCAAACTTGCGACAAAATCCCACCCCTTTTCTTATCGCGCATAGCCCGCTGCGACGAATGCGCATTTGCTTAACGGGTCCATTGCTATAGCTACGTCGCAACCAACAAAAACCAACAGGCGCGATACATCTCAATGACAAACCCTCTCCCCGAGACTGACTCGACGAATATGGCTGCCCGCGATTGGGTTCGTGTTTTAGCGAAATACCGTGAACCGGATGCGATGCGCAGCAGTTTTGAGCTGGCAGTCAGTGCGGTTCCGTTCATCATGTTGTGGGTTTTGGCATGCTACATCGCGCAATACAGCTACCTAGCTGCCTTTGCGATTTCGGCGGTTAACGGCATGTTTTTGCTGCGTCTTTTCTGCATCCAACACGATTGCGGCCACGGGTCGTTTTATGACAACCGCAACGTTTCTGACTGGGTTGGCCGTGTTTTGGGCGTCGTGACGCTGACACCCTATGACGTTTGGCGTCGGACCCATTCTATCCACCACAGCCACGCAGGCGACCTCGGGTTTCGCGGCATTGGCGATGTGATGACCCTTACCACAGAAGAGTACCACCAACGCACACCGTTTGGCCGATTCCTTTACCGCGCCTACCGCCACCCGATTGTGATGTTTGGCATTGGTCCGACTTATTTGTTCCTGCTGCAGCACCGCCTACCGCTCAGCTGTATGGACCAAGGCCGCAAGTATTGGATTTCCGCCATGGGCACCAATGCCGCCCTCGCCGCCATCCTGACAGCTATCGTTTACTTTGGCGGATGGCAGGCCCTGTTCTTGGTCTTCCTCCCGTCAACGATCATCGCCGCGTCCGTTGGGGTTTGGCTGTTTTACGTTCAGCATCAGTTTGAAACGACCCATTGGGAAGAAACCGAGGACTGGCAGTTACACGATGCCGCCCTTCACGGCAGCTCACACTATGACCTGCCGCCGATCCTGCGTTGGTTTACGGCCAATATCGGTATCCACCATGTGCACCATCTTTACAGCCGCATCCCGTTCTACCGCTTGCGCGAGGTTCTAAATGACCACGAAGAGCTGGTGGATTGCAGCCGTCTAACCCTACGCCAAAGCTTTAAGTCCGCACGCCTAAACCTGTGGGACACGGGTAGCCGCCGCTTGGTGTCCTTTGTCACGGCGCGCCAGCTGCGCAACGTTAAATAACTGCCGAAAAAATGCCCCTCAGTTACTGGAACTGAGGGGCAACACCCATAGCACGCTTGGGGAACGCGCCAGGCGCTAACGCATCGGGCTGAGCGGAGCGATCAGCCAACCCGACAACGAAAGTCTTCGTATCTAGGGATAAGGGTTGTCGTTAGGTGCCCATTAGGACGCAGGCATCAGCCCTGCTTCCTGCGCGGCCATCACTTCAGCCATATCCAGCAGGCCATCGCCCGTGGTGTCCATGACAGTAAACTCAGCGTCGGTCAGTTCAGGGTAAACCGCACCAACTTCTGGGTAGCTGTAAAAGCCATCACCGTTTACGTCGATGTTCGGATCTGCCTCTTGGGCGCTTGCTGCACCTGCGATCAGAACGAAAACGGCTGCACTCAGTTTAGTAAACTTCAACATAGTTTTGTCTCCTTTGGACATGGAGGGATGCACGCTGGCATCCCGTGACATGAGGAGTATGGCCGCCCGACTTTACGATCCATTCCGACCCGACGAAGCGGCAGAAATGCGCAATGGGACGCGTGTTTTGCGCGCGCCCTTCGGCGGAGCAACGCCGCAATACAGGGATGCGCTGAACCTAGCGCACAGCGACCTTCACAACTGGCAATGCGCCGCGCAATTGCGCCAGATATCCCTGTTCGTGATGTCGTGGTGAGAAAAGTCCGTGTCGCCAAATCACCTGAATCGTTCCTTACATGGCGCTACGCTTGCCCCATCACAAGCAAGGGACACGTCTTATGGCTAAGGATTACAACGTCTCCGATCTCGCAAACGTGCGCCGCCCAGTTGCAAATGCAAACGGGCTGCCAAACGAGCACTACCTAGACCCGCAAGTCTTTGAAGCGGAAAGCAAAGCTGTTTTGCATACATCATGGGCAGGATTGGCTGTTGGCGCGGATGTGCCGGAAAACGGCGATGCCAAACCGATCGAATTTCTTGGCATTCCCCTGTTGCTGCTGCGTGACAAAGACGGCGATGTGCGTGTTTTCCAAAATATCTGCCGTCATCGCGGCATGATTTTGGTAGACGCACCGCGAAAAATTGAGGGCGCGATACGCTGTCCCTACCATTCTTGGTGCTACTCGACCAAAGGCGATCTGG
This Octadecabacter temperatus DNA region includes the following protein-coding sequences:
- a CDS encoding glutathione S-transferase family protein, producing the protein MPEIESKDTSLKSLRGLHLWHAPMSSCSQRVRIAMAESGKNFESNVIRLEQDEHATPEYQRIHPKGLVPALVEDGRLYIESIDIIGQVAGADTQLADVSDRTMLELADAAQLDLKLLTFEFLFRSNPPPPKEVVEAFQKGHKNEWLLKFREDFARGFDPDKINAAIARTGDGFEQLNARLADGRTFLEGEHFTLSDIAWMPNVHRFRLMGWPFEEAKHLFAWFQRVSARESYQKALLDWQPDPVVEGFEAYTRTRQAAQSDIQSYPYFTSRSEG
- a CDS encoding LysR family transcriptional regulator; translated protein: MLIDPRHLEHLAVIIDVGTLQLAAVKIGTSQPALSRMISNLEKRIETPLFERSTRPIKPTPIGLELAQQGRSIRTARLRAAEVVDLGARGYLGILKIGAPPFLCKNLMSEAIASFLSARPNVRIDLIPDYQVGLMERVYLNQVDIAVGPSKFVAEGDTDLILDPLFKDRNVIVGRKDHPLLQAACTSTTEFSDATWVGHSEKSTLRADMEASLRQIGVINPAVACQSGSAEAVLELLRVTNFLTVLPRYAIRPDGSDGLTVAKFRIPSQELEINAISLVSRTETSLATDFKRHLKTQVSARYSSGV
- a CDS encoding fatty acid desaturase codes for the protein MTNPLPETDSTNMAARDWVRVLAKYREPDAMRSSFELAVSAVPFIMLWVLACYIAQYSYLAAFAISAVNGMFLLRLFCIQHDCGHGSFYDNRNVSDWVGRVLGVVTLTPYDVWRRTHSIHHSHAGDLGFRGIGDVMTLTTEEYHQRTPFGRFLYRAYRHPIVMFGIGPTYLFLLQHRLPLSCMDQGRKYWISAMGTNAALAAILTAIVYFGGWQALFLVFLPSTIIAASVGVWLFYVQHQFETTHWEETEDWQLHDAALHGSSHYDLPPILRWFTANIGIHHVHHLYSRIPFYRLREVLNDHEELVDCSRLTLRQSFKSARLNLWDTGSRRLVSFVTARQLRNVK